In Microvenator marinus, one genomic interval encodes:
- a CDS encoding SLC13 family permease encodes MKKPATIGLLLGPVAFLLVWYLLPDAYGATPFGNQGKLSAAIAVWMAIWWLSEAVPIAATALLPLAAFPVLGVASIQETAAPYANDVIFLFLGGFVLSIAMQRWNLHKRIALFTLRLFGVAPRRMVLGFMVVTAVLSMWVSNTATAVMMMPIALSVLVMLKASENRSLELALLLGIAYAASIGGVGTIIGTPPNVFLVSYLETSQGIQVSFVEWMLVGIPFVALMLPLTWLLLTRVLFKVSSAPIPGAKEAMQSEYEGLGRMTRAELSVMVVFFGTALLWIFRPLLGVEGLSDSGIAVASALVLFALPADKDRRIMDWESMMQVPWGILLLFGGGLSLARAIEVNKVGEFLGYQATLLADVPLIVLIIIITASVVFLTELTSNTATTATLLPVLSGVAIGAAIDPMMLLVPTAIAASCAFMMPVATPPNAVVFGSGRVSIQEMSKAGVYLNFVAIAMIVLVVYLLVPRVLS; translated from the coding sequence ATGAAAAAGCCGGCGACTATCGGATTACTGCTCGGGCCGGTGGCTTTTCTTCTGGTCTGGTACCTCCTTCCAGACGCCTACGGTGCCACTCCTTTTGGGAATCAAGGCAAGCTTAGTGCTGCCATCGCGGTATGGATGGCGATTTGGTGGTTGAGCGAGGCGGTCCCAATCGCCGCCACTGCTCTGCTCCCGCTCGCCGCGTTCCCGGTGCTCGGCGTCGCCAGCATCCAGGAGACGGCCGCACCTTATGCGAACGACGTGATCTTTCTCTTTTTGGGCGGCTTCGTACTATCCATCGCCATGCAGCGTTGGAATCTGCACAAACGCATCGCTCTTTTTACGCTCAGGCTTTTCGGGGTCGCTCCGAGGCGCATGGTGCTTGGGTTTATGGTGGTGACCGCTGTCTTGAGCATGTGGGTCTCGAACACGGCCACAGCCGTCATGATGATGCCGATTGCACTGAGTGTCTTGGTGATGCTCAAGGCCAGTGAGAACCGCTCCCTCGAGCTCGCGCTACTACTGGGCATAGCCTATGCGGCGAGTATTGGTGGCGTGGGCACGATCATCGGAACCCCGCCGAATGTCTTCCTCGTCTCCTACCTAGAGACGTCTCAGGGAATCCAGGTCTCGTTTGTGGAGTGGATGCTTGTAGGCATCCCGTTCGTGGCGTTGATGCTACCTCTTACGTGGCTTCTTTTGACGCGGGTGCTCTTCAAGGTCTCGTCGGCGCCGATTCCAGGCGCCAAAGAAGCCATGCAATCAGAGTACGAAGGACTTGGGCGGATGACTCGCGCCGAGCTCAGCGTCATGGTCGTGTTCTTTGGCACGGCCCTGCTCTGGATTTTCAGACCGCTGCTTGGAGTCGAGGGACTTAGCGACTCGGGCATTGCAGTAGCCTCAGCGCTGGTGCTATTTGCGCTACCCGCCGACAAGGACCGCCGAATCATGGACTGGGAGTCGATGATGCAGGTCCCGTGGGGAATTCTTCTTCTCTTCGGCGGTGGGCTGAGCCTTGCACGAGCCATAGAGGTCAATAAAGTCGGCGAGTTCCTTGGTTATCAGGCCACGCTCTTGGCCGACGTCCCACTCATTGTGCTGATCATCATCATTACGGCATCGGTGGTTTTCCTGACCGAATTGACGAGCAACACCGCCACTACAGCCACCTTGCTGCCGGTGCTCTCGGGCGTGGCGATAGGAGCCGCAATCGACCCGATGATGCTTTTGGTTCCCACGGCTATTGCGGCTAGCTGCGCGTTCATGATGCCGGTAGCGACTCCGCCGAACGCCGTGGTCTTTGGAAGTGGACGCGTATCCATTCAGGAGATGTCGAAGGCGGGTGTATATCTCAACTTTGTGGCTATCGCGATGATAGTCTTGGTGGTCTACCTATTAGTACCGAGGGTATTGAGCTGA
- a CDS encoding CRTAC1 family protein, with the protein MKKFFVLALGLGLWACSDSEKDGPPPEGMDAGSDACLDCEDAGADSGPDLGVECGPTEPWQPGGTAVFRDVSEEWGLKGIQAVGSRISVADYDSDGRPDIFVRRSGRDDFGENRRAWLLRNTGSGFEDTTQASGILAPRFTPPEGRPAEVAVFGDMDNDGDLDAVTGFTNDGTEFEGIEIMMNQGDGTFALGELYPFHQGQTPFVVGGISLADIDLDGHLDIWIGMGAPGGVPAQDQLWVRNGDNYEDQTLSWGVATQDWTLNALNLGRAHSNAWSTAACNLGGDRCPELMAASYGRAPNHLWWSNSRVYENQSVSSGYAFDENQDWTASHSARCFCDANPEAEGCDTAPDPIYSCASYRPWDHSSDRQPFRLGGNSGTTVCADLNNDGLLDLVTTEIVHWDVGANSDPSDLLYNNGDGTFTRRGAELGLVKDHASVPWDDGDITAAVFDFDNDGRNDVLIASTDYPGTRAHLYWQRPDGTFEKLAPELGIDMKSAHGVAVADFDGDGDLDLIVGHSANRCSSGDHCYPAGERHVRIFENTVGQDRNWVKVKLEGSEGVNRAAIGAQVTVDTGDLKMVQEVGGGHGHYGLQNELTLHFGVGDAKEVDITVDWPSNDAPALSKRVPAECTQLNTLGTNR; encoded by the coding sequence GTGAAGAAATTTTTCGTGTTGGCATTAGGACTTGGCTTGTGGGCGTGTTCGGATAGCGAGAAGGACGGACCGCCACCTGAGGGCATGGATGCTGGCTCAGATGCGTGTTTGGATTGCGAAGACGCGGGCGCGGATTCGGGCCCAGACCTTGGCGTAGAATGTGGACCAACTGAGCCCTGGCAGCCCGGCGGGACGGCTGTGTTTCGCGATGTATCCGAAGAATGGGGACTCAAAGGCATCCAAGCCGTGGGTTCTAGGATTTCAGTGGCCGATTATGACTCGGATGGGCGTCCTGATATCTTCGTTCGGCGCTCAGGACGTGATGATTTTGGCGAAAACAGAAGGGCATGGCTTCTGCGCAATACCGGCTCTGGGTTTGAAGACACGACTCAGGCATCCGGAATACTCGCCCCGCGATTTACACCGCCTGAGGGGCGGCCGGCAGAAGTCGCGGTTTTTGGTGATATGGATAACGACGGGGACTTGGATGCCGTGACCGGGTTCACCAACGACGGGACGGAGTTCGAGGGCATCGAAATCATGATGAATCAGGGTGACGGTACCTTTGCGCTCGGCGAACTCTATCCGTTTCATCAAGGACAAACGCCCTTCGTGGTCGGCGGGATTTCATTGGCCGATATAGATCTGGACGGGCACCTCGATATCTGGATTGGTATGGGCGCGCCGGGCGGAGTCCCAGCTCAAGACCAGCTCTGGGTCCGAAACGGCGATAACTATGAGGATCAGACTTTGAGCTGGGGCGTTGCAACGCAGGATTGGACGCTGAATGCTCTGAATCTTGGGCGTGCGCACTCGAATGCTTGGTCTACAGCCGCGTGCAACTTAGGGGGAGACAGGTGCCCTGAGCTCATGGCGGCCTCGTATGGGCGTGCCCCGAACCATCTTTGGTGGAGCAATAGTCGCGTCTATGAGAACCAGAGCGTCTCCTCGGGGTACGCGTTTGACGAGAACCAGGATTGGACGGCATCTCATAGCGCTCGGTGTTTTTGCGACGCCAACCCTGAAGCCGAAGGTTGTGATACCGCGCCGGACCCCATCTACTCGTGTGCGAGCTATCGTCCATGGGACCATTCAAGCGACCGCCAGCCGTTTAGGTTGGGCGGAAATAGCGGCACCACGGTTTGTGCCGACTTGAACAACGACGGTCTTTTGGACCTCGTGACCACGGAGATCGTTCACTGGGATGTTGGGGCCAATTCGGACCCAAGCGATTTGCTCTACAATAACGGGGATGGGACGTTCACGCGGCGCGGCGCTGAGCTCGGCCTTGTGAAGGACCACGCGTCGGTCCCGTGGGATGATGGCGATATCACAGCGGCTGTGTTCGATTTTGATAATGATGGCAGAAATGACGTGCTGATTGCGTCTACGGACTATCCTGGTACGCGAGCACATCTCTATTGGCAGAGACCAGACGGCACGTTCGAAAAACTAGCTCCGGAGTTGGGTATCGACATGAAGAGCGCACATGGCGTGGCCGTGGCGGACTTTGATGGCGATGGAGACCTGGACCTCATCGTTGGTCATTCGGCAAATCGGTGTTCTTCAGGCGACCATTGTTATCCGGCGGGCGAGCGCCACGTGAGGATTTTCGAGAACACTGTTGGGCAGGATAGGAACTGGGTGAAAGTGAAGCTCGAGGGTTCCGAGGGAGTCAATCGCGCTGCGATCGGCGCGCAGGTGACCGTAGACACTGGTGATTTGAAGATGGTCCAAGAGGTGGGCGGTGGTCACGGCCATTATGGTTTGCAAAACGAACTGACCTTGCACTTTGGCGTGGGTGACGCCAAGGAAGTTGATATCACGGTCGACTGGCCAAGCAACGATGCGCCAGCCCTGTCCAAGCGGGTTCCCGCCGAGTGTACTCAGCTCAATACCCTCGGTACTAATAGGTAG
- a CDS encoding FG-GAP repeat domain-containing protein, with the protein MKQMITLASVCLMMVGASSVSAQTVYDLPSKAAPVMVHDGSGVVFLGKDASVYRVFSWNASKKADFDLLMTDIDGDGKPNVVGAGKPTFVLNHDADPMWYLDKGCDQVIVQDFAADNKQDLMCLNGNDLTIYTHDGQLIWKARMNTRLGACKAADINGDLKADIECQLGKNKFTRFDGAQGQVLAESTDTSEIEETVYTKTTPVESTEEGTLLKKDLDGDGTEETISVSKKEIVVSGKEGEPKKFSTNTKKYKRVPVADLKSVMANGFEDNEAAQKVVTDLNDKLANCYASQVRKNQFAGQGDVLLEVKVGAKSKVEDVSLLHSGLADQGVAKCAIGVLKKGKYPASEAGGKLNIRMFYTFADK; encoded by the coding sequence ATGAAACAAATGATTACTTTGGCAAGCGTGTGTTTGATGATGGTCGGCGCGAGCAGCGTGTCAGCCCAGACTGTTTACGACCTTCCGAGCAAGGCCGCTCCCGTGATGGTTCACGATGGATCGGGCGTAGTCTTCTTGGGAAAAGATGCCAGCGTCTACCGAGTTTTCTCCTGGAACGCCTCCAAGAAGGCCGATTTTGACCTCCTGATGACCGATATTGACGGGGACGGAAAGCCCAACGTAGTCGGAGCGGGTAAGCCGACCTTCGTGTTGAATCACGACGCGGACCCGATGTGGTACCTCGATAAAGGTTGTGACCAAGTGATCGTCCAAGATTTTGCGGCCGATAATAAACAAGACCTGATGTGCCTAAACGGCAATGACCTGACCATTTACACGCATGACGGCCAGTTGATCTGGAAAGCTCGCATGAATACTCGGCTTGGAGCGTGTAAGGCTGCGGATATCAATGGCGACCTTAAAGCGGATATCGAGTGTCAACTCGGCAAGAATAAGTTCACCCGATTCGACGGTGCTCAAGGTCAAGTCCTGGCCGAATCCACGGATACTTCCGAAATCGAAGAGACGGTTTACACAAAGACCACGCCCGTAGAATCTACCGAGGAAGGCACCTTGCTCAAAAAGGACCTCGATGGCGACGGCACCGAAGAGACAATCTCCGTTTCCAAAAAAGAGATCGTTGTGAGCGGAAAAGAGGGTGAGCCGAAGAAATTCTCCACCAACACTAAAAAGTACAAACGCGTTCCCGTGGCTGACTTGAAGAGTGTGATGGCCAATGGTTTCGAGGATAACGAGGCTGCCCAGAAAGTGGTCACAGACCTGAACGACAAGCTCGCCAACTGCTACGCAAGTCAGGTTCGGAAGAACCAATTTGCAGGCCAGGGAGACGTGCTTCTCGAAGTAAAAGTCGGTGCCAAATCCAAAGTCGAGGACGTCAGCCTTCTGCACTCCGGACTCGCCGACCAAGGCGTTGCGAAATGTGCTATCGGCGTTCTTAAGAAAGGCAAATATCCAGCGTCAGAAGCGGGTGGTAAACTGAACATTCGCATGTTCTACACCTTCGCTGATAAATGA
- the rfbD gene encoding dTDP-4-dehydrorhamnose reductase, with amino-acid sequence MKILVFGANGQLGSELVREGSARGLTREDVDVRDLKAVKKAIEQYHPDVVFNATAYNAVDKAESDKDEALLVNGIVPGKMAAICAAKNIPFVHYSTDYVFGDSHAKPISELETPDPLSVYGRSKLFGENAVLRAHPGALVIRTTGIYSPGGQNFVNTMQRLGKERGSLRVVSDQFVAPTSASTLAKISLRLAELGEDGIFHVVSQSGTSWYEFAQAIFELSELDVELQPVKATEWGAPARRPRYSVLDTARLRLLGLDESIGSWRAELERFFVESGE; translated from the coding sequence ATGAAGATTCTGGTTTTTGGCGCAAACGGACAGCTCGGCAGCGAGCTCGTCAGAGAAGGCTCGGCACGCGGATTGACGCGAGAAGACGTGGATGTTCGAGACTTGAAGGCAGTCAAAAAAGCCATCGAGCAATACCATCCCGATGTCGTGTTCAACGCGACCGCTTATAACGCCGTAGACAAGGCAGAGAGCGATAAAGACGAGGCCTTGCTGGTCAACGGAATCGTGCCCGGAAAAATGGCCGCAATATGTGCTGCCAAGAACATCCCGTTTGTTCACTACTCAACCGACTATGTCTTCGGTGACTCCCACGCGAAGCCTATTTCTGAGCTCGAGACCCCGGACCCTCTCTCGGTCTATGGGCGCTCTAAACTTTTTGGTGAGAATGCCGTACTCAGGGCGCACCCCGGCGCACTCGTCATCAGAACCACGGGCATCTACTCGCCAGGCGGCCAAAACTTCGTCAATACGATGCAGCGACTCGGCAAGGAACGAGGTTCCTTAAGGGTGGTTTCCGACCAATTCGTAGCCCCTACCTCTGCGTCAACCCTTGCCAAGATCTCGCTGAGACTCGCCGAGCTTGGAGAAGATGGGATCTTTCACGTCGTGTCGCAAAGCGGCACGTCTTGGTACGAGTTCGCACAGGCCATCTTTGAGTTGAGCGAGCTCGACGTGGAGCTGCAACCCGTGAAGGCAACCGAATGGGGCGCTCCCGCGCGCCGCCCGAGATACTCAGTTCTAGACACCGCGAGGCTTAGACTCTTGGGACTCGATGAGTCGATTGGTTCGTGGCGAGCAGAACTAGAGCGGTTTTTTGTTGAGTCCGGGGAGT